The following proteins are co-located in the Calderihabitans maritimus genome:
- a CDS encoding 2-oxoacid:acceptor oxidoreductase subunit alpha translates to MGQEVCQGTVKIIQGNEAIVEAAIAAGCRFFAGYPITPASEIAEAMAQRLPQVNGVFLQMEDEIASICAAIGASFGGMKACTASSGPGISLKQEGVGYAAVVEAPIVIINVMRGGPATGMPTAPGQQDILQAKYGSHGDYEIIALMPSSCQEAFDLTYKAFVLAEKYRVPVYILSDEIVGHTREKVRIPAGLKPVERKKPPKEGYQPFKAGDDGLLDGMPAFNEGYKLLIEGQLHDENGNRAAHLPEVCAKLTERLCKKITNHADQLVDIETSFLDDAEIVVVSFGSPARPSLRAVKDAREKNIRAGYIKIRTIWPFPEKKIAELAAKAHTLIVPELNIGRMVNEVKRAVAGQVEVVSLPKLGGLLHTPGEILAEIERRATVCTR, encoded by the coding sequence ATGGGACAAGAAGTTTGCCAAGGAACTGTCAAAATAATTCAGGGTAATGAAGCCATTGTGGAAGCAGCCATAGCTGCAGGGTGCAGGTTTTTTGCGGGATATCCCATTACCCCTGCTTCCGAGATAGCAGAAGCAATGGCCCAGCGATTACCACAGGTAAATGGTGTTTTTCTGCAAATGGAAGATGAAATAGCCAGCATTTGTGCAGCCATAGGGGCTTCTTTTGGAGGGATGAAAGCGTGCACAGCTTCCTCAGGGCCCGGTATTAGCCTCAAACAGGAGGGTGTTGGCTATGCTGCTGTGGTTGAGGCACCGATTGTTATAATTAATGTAATGCGTGGCGGCCCTGCAACAGGAATGCCTACAGCACCGGGGCAGCAGGACATATTGCAGGCTAAATACGGCTCACATGGTGATTATGAAATTATTGCCTTAATGCCCTCGTCATGTCAGGAGGCATTTGATTTAACCTATAAAGCCTTTGTGTTGGCAGAAAAATATCGCGTACCAGTTTACATTCTGTCTGACGAAATTGTGGGGCACACCCGGGAGAAAGTTCGCATCCCCGCCGGCTTAAAGCCTGTAGAAAGGAAGAAACCACCCAAAGAAGGCTATCAACCTTTTAAAGCAGGTGATGATGGCCTGCTTGACGGAATGCCGGCCTTTAATGAGGGCTATAAGCTTTTAATAGAGGGCCAGCTCCACGATGAGAACGGTAATCGCGCCGCTCATTTGCCGGAAGTGTGCGCTAAACTTACTGAGCGGCTATGTAAAAAAATAACTAACCATGCTGATCAATTAGTTGATATAGAAACTAGTTTTCTTGATGATGCTGAAATTGTGGTTGTTAGTTTCGGTAGTCCTGCTCGTCCGAGCTTAAGGGCTGTTAAGGATGCTAGGGAAAAGAATATTCGGGCAGGTTATATAAAGATCCGTACAATTTGGCCTTTTCCGGAAAAGAAAATTGCAGAGTTAGCTGCCAAAGCCCATACCCTAATTGTACCCGAGTTAAATATTGGGCGGATGGTCAACGAGGTTAAACGTGCAGTTGCTGGCCAAGTGGAAGTGGTCTCTCTTCCAAAACTTGGTGGGTTGCTGCATACCCCCGGAGAAATTTTAGCAGAAATTGAGAGGAGGGCCACTGTATGCACCCGTTAG
- a CDS encoding IclR family transcriptional regulator, translating to MASVIERAVTILKLLIPQGGIKEWGASEIAYRSGIPVGTVHRILLELKKHGLVAQNDVTKKFRLGLLLMELGFIARENLSIMETAKPVLKNLMEKTKETAHLTIQDGYEGVLIDKIETMYELRTVQPIGMRTPLTRGALKKAILAFLPSDEINDIIEKHEKAKNRPQIMSELEDIRLKGYAISFGEVTCGTAAIATPVFDFQGKVVASIGIMGPATRFTQEEIPQKIKYVMEAGALLTKNIRGHDRVKRN from the coding sequence ATGGCTAGCGTTATTGAAAGGGCAGTAACAATTTTAAAATTGCTGATTCCTCAAGGGGGCATTAAAGAATGGGGTGCTTCTGAAATTGCTTACCGATCCGGTATACCTGTAGGCACTGTACATAGAATTCTCTTGGAATTAAAAAAGCACGGATTGGTAGCGCAAAATGATGTTACTAAAAAGTTCCGTTTAGGCTTATTGTTAATGGAACTTGGGTTCATTGCCCGGGAAAACCTGTCCATCATGGAAACAGCTAAGCCTGTTTTGAAAAACCTCATGGAAAAAACTAAGGAAACAGCTCACCTTACTATTCAAGATGGCTATGAAGGTGTTTTGATTGACAAAATAGAGACTATGTATGAGCTTAGAACTGTTCAACCCATTGGGATGAGAACCCCTTTGACTCGGGGAGCATTAAAAAAAGCGATTTTAGCCTTTTTACCTTCAGATGAAATAAATGACATAATTGAAAAGCATGAAAAAGCAAAAAACCGCCCCCAAATTATGTCAGAGCTTGAGGATATAAGGTTAAAAGGATATGCCATTAGCTTTGGCGAGGTTACTTGCGGAACGGCAGCAATTGCCACTCCTGTCTTTGACTTTCAGGGAAAAGTAGTGGCATCTATTGGAATTATGGGCCCGGCAACCCGCTTTACCCAAGAAGAAATACCACAAAAGATAAAATACGTGATGGAGGCAGGGGCACTTTTGACTAAAAACATCAGGGGGCATGACCGAGTTAAAAGGAATTAA